Genomic DNA from Planctomycetota bacterium:
TGACCTACGCACTGACCAACCCGTACGTCCTCATCAACGCCCTCACCGCCCCGCACCTGCTCACCAGCAATCTCGGCAACTCCACCGCGATGTACCAGCCGACGTCGTCGTTCGAGACGGTCGGGCATGCGTTCGACTTGCTCATCGTCGGCGGCGGTTGGGTGATGCCGATCGGACTGGGGGCTGTCGCGTTGCTGACCTTCTGGGCGCGATACCGCAAAGCGTCTTCGTCTACAGCGCTTCCGTGGCTCCTCGCCGTGCCGGCGATCGCGGTGCTGTTGCAGTTCGTTCTGCTCGCGATCGACGACGAAGGCCCCAAGCCGGCCGAGTACGCACGTTTCGCCCTGTTCCCGATCGCCTGCGTATCCATTGCGGCGTCGATGCTGGTGCACCGGCTCGCCGAGGTCTCGCGGCCGAAAGTCGGCAAGCTCGGGAGCGTCTGGCTGACGCTGCCGGCCCTCATCACGTTTCCGGCCGGACTGCCGTACCTTTCGGCGTTCCTGGTCGACGTTCAACGCCGCTCTGCCGCCAGCGACATCGATGGCTGGACGGGCGACACGTTACGCGTCGGTGCCGAGCCGGCACCGTACTCAATGCCGCCGGTCGATCTTTGGCGTTGGCGATTGGTGCTCGACGAAGACGACTCCAACGTCGTCGCGACGGATGACGGACCAACACCCATGAGTTGGGCAGGTAAGCCGTTTGCATTCACGAGGCCGTTGGGATGGCACGGCCTGCGGTCCGTCCCACACGGTGATGGCAGGCCGTGCCTGCCCTACGTCAGGACCAACGCCGCCAACCCCAAGAGCGCAAAGAAACCCACGACGTCCGTCACCGTCGTCGCGAAGATCGTCGCCGACTGTGCCGGGTCAAAGCCGAGGCGTTTCATGATGAACGGGATCCCCGCGCCGCTGATACAGGCGAGCGTGTGGTTGATCACCAACGCCGCGAACACGACCAGCCCGAGCATCATCGCCGCCCCCGCCCCGCCACGCCAACCCCAAACCAGCGCGATCACGCCGGTGAGCACGCCGATGATCAGGCCGGTGAAGAGGCCGACGAGCGTCTCACGTTGCAGCACGTGACGTAGCAACTTCCGATCCACATTGCCTGCCCCGATACCACGCACCGCGACCGCCATCGCTTGAGCCGACGCGTTGCCTCCCATCCCCGCGACGATCGGCATGAACGCAGCGAGTACCGCAAGCTTGGTGATGATGTCCTCGAACATCGCGACGACAAACGCCGCCGCAAACGCCGTCGCAAGATTCACCACCAACCACGGCGTGCGCGACTTGAAGCTGAATGTCCAAGGACTCGCCAGTCGTTCCTCCGCACCGGCACCGAACAGCACCTGCACGTCCTCGGTCGCTTCCTCCTGTAGCACGTCGACCACGTCGTCGACGGTGACCAGGCCGATGAGCCTGTTGCGCTCATCGACGACCGGCATCGCGAGGTAGTTGTACTTGCGGAACAGAGTCGCGACTTCCTCCTGGTCCATCGACGCCGGCAGCGCGGTCACGTTGGGCCGCATGATGTCGGCAAGCTTCCGCTCGGGCTTGGACAGGATCAGGTCGCGCATCGACAGCACGCCGACCAGATGACCCCGGCGATCGATGACGTAGCTGTAGAACATCATCTCCAGCTCGTCGGCCTGGGCACGCAACGTTTCGATCGCGTCGGCGACGTCGAGCTGTTCATACAGCTTGGTCACCTCGGTGGTCATGATGCCGCCGGCGGTGTCGGGCTCGAAGCGTTCGAGGGTGCGGATCTCCTCCTGATCCTCCGGGGCCATCAGGTCGATCACCGCGTCGTGCAGCTGCTCATCGAGGTGCTCGAGGATGTCGACGCGGTCGTCGGGGTCCATCTCGTGGAGCACCGCCGCGGCCTCGCCGGTGGCCATGTCCGCGAGCAACCGCCCCGCGTCGACGCTCTCCATCTCGGCCAGCACA
This window encodes:
- the mgtE gene encoding magnesium transporter — translated: MSSLDVDPENDPAHEVAEAVSDLPDADGALLLEAVNDERAADIVGHMEPADIAGVLAEMESVDAGRLLADMATGEAAAVLHEMDPDDRVDILEHLDEQLHDAVIDLMAPEDQEEIRTLERFEPDTAGGIMTTEVTKLYEQLDVADAIETLRAQADELEMMFYSYVIDRRGHLVGVLSMRDLILSKPERKLADIMRPNVTALPASMDQEEVATLFRKYNYLAMPVVDERNRLIGLVTVDDVVDVLQEEATEDVQVLFGAGAEERLASPWTFSFKSRTPWLVVNLATAFAAAFVVAMFEDIITKLAVLAAFMPIVAGMGGNASAQAMAVAVRGIGAGNVDRKLLRHVLQRETLVGLFTGLIIGVLTGVIALVWGWRGGAGAAMMLGLVVFAALVINHTLACISGAGIPFIMKRLGFDPAQSATIFATTVTDVVGFFALLGLAALVLT